From the Gallaecimonas mangrovi genome, one window contains:
- a CDS encoding RSP_7527 family protein, producing the protein MNNTELKLDHTGKIDVDYYVQQAKIARSEFLAQLGSSVKAKVKGFFRTEMSKLHHGHRRSHSH; encoded by the coding sequence ATGAACAACACTGAATTGAAACTGGACCACACCGGTAAAATCGACGTCGACTACTACGTACAGCAAGCCAAAATCGCCCGTAGCGAATTTCTGGCACAACTGGGTTCCAGCGTTAAAGCAAAAGTAAAAGGCTTCTTCCGGACAGAAATGAGCAAGCTGCACCACGGCCACCGCCGTAGCCACAGCCACTAA
- a CDS encoding FKBP-type peptidyl-prolyl cis-trans isomerase: MTDQLQIEDLVEGSGKAAVKGALITTQYRGTLEDGTEFDSSYSRGKAFQCVIGTGRVIKGWDIGLMGMKVGGKRRLFVPAELAYGDRQIGQYIKPGSNLHFEIELLEVLTRDD, translated from the coding sequence ATGACTGACCAGCTGCAAATTGAGGACCTGGTAGAAGGTAGCGGTAAGGCGGCGGTGAAAGGAGCGCTGATCACCACTCAGTATCGTGGCACCCTAGAAGACGGTACCGAGTTCGATTCCAGCTACAGTCGCGGTAAAGCCTTTCAGTGTGTGATTGGCACCGGCCGGGTGATTAAAGGCTGGGACATCGGCCTGATGGGCATGAAAGTGGGCGGTAAACGCCGGCTGTTTGTGCCAGCAGAATTGGCCTATGGCGATCGACAAATTGGCCAGTACATTAAGCCCGGCTCCAACCTGCATTTTGAAATTGAGCTGTTAGAAGTGCTGACCCGAGACGACTAA
- a CDS encoding glutathione peroxidase — MSLTNIPFKLIDGTNTSLADFAGKVVLIVNVASKCGLTPQYEALEALYEQHRGQGLVVLGFPANNFGAQEPGSNEEIAGFCRATFGVEFPVAEKISVTGDDIHPLYQALLVAKPEAVKNDNSELLALLNQHGLAPKDANAIMWNFEKFVVNRQGEVAGRFAPDITVDDARIQNLLSEVL, encoded by the coding sequence ATGTCCTTAACTAACATCCCCTTTAAACTGATTGACGGTACCAACACCAGCCTGGCCGATTTCGCTGGCAAAGTGGTGCTGATTGTTAACGTGGCCTCCAAGTGCGGCCTTACCCCGCAATATGAAGCGCTGGAGGCACTCTATGAGCAGCACCGCGGTCAGGGCTTAGTGGTTTTGGGCTTTCCCGCCAACAACTTTGGTGCCCAAGAGCCGGGCAGCAACGAAGAAATTGCCGGCTTTTGCCGCGCCACTTTTGGTGTTGAATTCCCGGTGGCGGAAAAAATCTCGGTTACCGGAGATGACATTCATCCGCTATACCAAGCCCTGCTGGTGGCCAAGCCCGAAGCGGTGAAAAATGACAACAGCGAACTGTTGGCATTGTTGAACCAGCATGGCCTGGCCCCGAAAGATGCTAATGCCATTATGTGGAACTTCGAAAAGTTTGTGGTGAACCGCCAAGGCGAGGTGGCTGGCCGTTTCGCCCCTGACATTACCGTTGATGACGCGCGCATCCAAAACCTGCTAAGCGAAGTGCTTTAA
- the gcvA gene encoding transcriptional regulator GcvA, with protein MRRLPPLNALRVFESSARNASFAAAAEELFVTASAVSHQIKTLEEYLGVSLFSRNKRRVELTAAGEQYLTSIKHALDEIEAATQRLATSQENNVVQISVAPNFLIRWLMPRMARFQEQYPDVELQINASMGLIDFNRASTDMAVYFGNGEWEDIEIHFLRKVMLMPVCSPKLATSRLPLDKPEDLRNHTIIYVSKRKYEWENWLKQAGVPNLKPKGSMQISSGQLATAAAQEGLGVALADSTLTSREIESGRLVVPFDIKLDTLKAFYLVYRKNRPLTTGMKAFKEWVMAEMQAPDALGETPN; from the coding sequence ATGCGCCGTCTACCTCCGCTAAACGCTCTCAGAGTGTTCGAGTCTTCCGCCAGAAACGCCAGTTTTGCTGCCGCTGCTGAAGAACTTTTCGTCACAGCCTCGGCGGTCAGTCACCAAATTAAAACCCTTGAAGAATATTTGGGGGTGTCACTGTTCAGCCGTAATAAGCGCAGAGTGGAGTTAACCGCCGCCGGTGAACAGTATTTAACCTCGATTAAACACGCCCTGGACGAAATAGAAGCCGCCACCCAGCGCCTGGCGACCAGCCAGGAAAACAACGTGGTGCAAATCAGTGTGGCGCCCAACTTTTTAATTCGTTGGTTAATGCCGCGCATGGCGCGCTTTCAAGAGCAGTACCCGGACGTGGAACTGCAAATCAACGCCTCTATGGGCCTCATTGACTTTAACCGCGCTAGCACTGATATGGCCGTGTATTTTGGCAACGGCGAGTGGGAAGACATCGAGATCCACTTTTTACGCAAGGTGATGCTGATGCCGGTGTGTAGCCCCAAGCTGGCCACTAGCCGCTTGCCACTGGATAAACCCGAAGACTTGCGTAACCACACCATTATTTATGTCTCCAAACGCAAGTATGAATGGGAGAACTGGCTAAAGCAGGCCGGTGTACCCAACCTAAAACCCAAGGGCAGTATGCAAATTTCCAGTGGCCAGTTGGCTACCGCCGCCGCCCAAGAGGGCCTGGGGGTTGCCCTGGCCGACAGCACCTTAACGTCGCGGGAAATCGAGTCTGGCCGCTTGGTCGTACCCTTTGATATCAAGCTCGACACCTTAAAGGCCTTTTATCTGGTTTATCGTAAAAACCGGCCGTTAACCACGGGCATGAAAGCCTTTAAAGAATGGGTAATGGCGGAAATGCAGGCGCCTGACGCCCTGGGTGAAACCCCCAATTAA
- a CDS encoding arsinothricin resistance N-acetyltransferase ArsN1 family B yields MQIRPAQADDANAIADIYNHYILNTGVSFEETPVSGEEMAKRIAKVQGGGLPWLVACQHNQVLGYSYATPWKERSAYRFSVESTVYVKQGEVGQGLGKGLYLAVIEALKETEVRNVLGGISLPNAASVALHEKLGFTKVAQLNNIGYKQGQWLSVGYWQLSLSS; encoded by the coding sequence ATGCAAATTCGCCCAGCACAGGCAGATGACGCCAACGCGATAGCTGATATCTATAACCACTACATCCTCAATACCGGCGTTTCCTTTGAGGAAACACCGGTTAGCGGCGAGGAGATGGCCAAACGCATTGCCAAGGTGCAAGGGGGCGGTTTGCCGTGGCTGGTGGCATGCCAGCACAACCAGGTGCTCGGTTACAGCTACGCCACCCCGTGGAAAGAGCGCAGTGCTTACCGCTTTAGTGTCGAAAGTACCGTTTATGTCAAACAAGGCGAGGTTGGCCAGGGCCTTGGCAAAGGGCTCTACCTGGCTGTTATCGAGGCGCTAAAAGAAACCGAGGTCCGTAACGTACTTGGCGGTATTTCCCTACCCAACGCCGCCAGTGTGGCCCTGCACGAGAAGCTGGGCTTTACCAAGGTCGCACAGCTTAACAACATTGGCTATAAACAGGGGCAGTGGCTGTCGGTCGGTTACTGGCAGTTATCGTTATCTAGCTGA
- a CDS encoding CPBP family intramembrane glutamic endopeptidase translates to MSVLLLAYSLLMLLAGISRDKRLYYGLPVALLILLLIGPFSWHFVAIALGYVALSAWMQQKRGPDWLIWPQRLLWFVVSYGLFSHHLPGYHGLELAQQWVVKPGSVPVNLYLNVDKVLVAWSLLGWCPLFRPHFTRPWPLSAYWAALLVPVGIGLLMWLAIALGLVAWQPGLTPWLPLLAVSNLLNTCVAEELLFRGILLPWLHDKSGPVAALLLSSLLFGVAHLAGGGLYVLLASLAGVLYGLMVQLTGRLAPAVFCHWALNMTQLLLLTWPMSR, encoded by the coding sequence ATGAGCGTTCTGTTATTGGCCTATTCACTGCTGATGCTGCTGGCTGGTATCAGCCGCGACAAACGGCTTTATTACGGGCTGCCGGTGGCGCTATTAATACTGCTGCTTATCGGGCCTTTTTCCTGGCACTTTGTCGCCATCGCCCTTGGTTACGTTGCCCTTAGTGCCTGGATGCAGCAAAAGCGCGGCCCTGATTGGCTTATTTGGCCGCAACGGCTGCTGTGGTTTGTGGTGAGCTACGGGCTTTTTAGTCACCATTTGCCTGGTTATCACGGCCTTGAGTTAGCCCAGCAATGGGTGGTGAAACCGGGCAGTGTGCCGGTCAATCTCTATCTCAATGTCGATAAGGTGTTGGTGGCGTGGTCGTTGCTGGGGTGGTGCCCGCTTTTTAGGCCTCATTTTACCCGGCCCTGGCCGCTGTCAGCTTACTGGGCGGCCTTACTGGTACCGGTGGGGATTGGCCTTTTAATGTGGCTGGCAATTGCGCTTGGGTTAGTGGCTTGGCAACCGGGGCTTACGCCTTGGTTGCCGCTGTTGGCGGTATCGAATTTACTCAATACCTGTGTCGCAGAAGAGCTGCTGTTTCGTGGAATTTTGCTGCCTTGGCTGCACGATAAAAGCGGGCCGGTAGCGGCGCTTTTGCTAAGCAGCCTGCTGTTTGGTGTGGCTCATCTGGCCGGAGGCGGGCTTTATGTGCTGCTCGCATCCCTGGCCGGCGTGCTTTACGGGTTAATGGTACAGCTCACGGGCCGCTTGGCGCCGGCGGTGTTTTGCCACTGGGCGCTTAATATGACGCAGCTATTATTGCTGACTTGGCCGATGAGCCGCTAA
- a CDS encoding RSP_7527 family protein, with protein sequence MDKTDIKLDRFGNVDVDYYVAQAQQLRREYLSQLGASIKTKVKAFFRVEGAKLSGGHRHSASH encoded by the coding sequence ATGGACAAAACCGACATCAAACTGGACCGCTTTGGTAACGTTGACGTTGACTACTACGTCGCGCAAGCCCAGCAACTACGTCGCGAGTACCTTTCTCAATTAGGCGCCAGCATCAAGACAAAAGTTAAGGCCTTTTTCCGCGTCGAAGGCGCAAAACTGTCTGGCGGTCATCGCCACAGCGCTAGCCACTAA
- a CDS encoding LysR family transcriptional regulator, whose translation MATVEAGSFTAAAQQLAISQQMVAKHVATLEAHLKASLLQRTTRSQKLTAVGSQYFQRCKQILADMQVADALPQMLDQEPQGSLRLSSAKTFGTFSLMPFVSHFLDKYPKIELELNLADHRVNLLEESVDGAFRIGPVDDDSLIARALPPFTLLLCASPDYVARFGKPAHPRDLERHQCLDYCFATPGVRNIWQFDDAQGQRWQVKAQSRLRINESQALLHAALAGQGLTLAPEVMVKKHIASGALLEVMPDFSGPSRPLHFVYRQDRYRTTVMRTLIDEVMAWYGEAVQ comes from the coding sequence GTGGCCACGGTGGAAGCCGGCTCTTTTACCGCCGCGGCCCAGCAGTTGGCCATTTCCCAGCAGATGGTGGCCAAGCACGTCGCCACCTTAGAAGCGCACCTTAAGGCAAGCTTGCTGCAACGTACCACCCGCAGCCAAAAGCTCACCGCCGTTGGCAGCCAGTACTTTCAGCGCTGCAAACAAATCTTGGCTGACATGCAGGTGGCCGATGCCCTGCCGCAAATGCTGGACCAAGAGCCGCAAGGCAGCCTGCGCCTAAGCTCAGCCAAGACCTTTGGCACCTTCAGCCTGATGCCCTTTGTTAGCCATTTTTTGGACAAGTACCCGAAAATTGAGCTGGAGCTTAACCTGGCCGACCATCGTGTGAATTTGCTGGAAGAAAGTGTCGATGGCGCCTTTCGTATTGGCCCGGTAGATGACGACTCGCTGATCGCCCGGGCGCTGCCGCCCTTTACCTTGCTGCTGTGCGCTTCCCCCGATTATGTGGCGCGCTTTGGTAAACCGGCTCACCCTCGCGACCTTGAACGCCACCAATGCCTGGATTACTGCTTTGCCACGCCGGGGGTGCGCAACATTTGGCAGTTTGATGACGCCCAAGGTCAGCGTTGGCAGGTAAAAGCGCAGTCGCGGCTGCGCATTAACGAAAGCCAGGCGCTGTTGCATGCGGCGCTGGCCGGGCAAGGGTTAACCTTGGCGCCAGAGGTGATGGTGAAAAAACACATCGCCAGCGGCGCGCTGCTTGAGGTTATGCCGGACTTTAGTGGCCCGTCGCGGCCATTGCATTTTGTGTATCGCCAAGACCGCTATCGCACCACCGTAATGCGGACCCTGATTGATGAAGTGATGGCCTGGTACGGCGAGGCAGTGCAATGA
- a CDS encoding 2'-5' RNA ligase family protein: MRLKPYQVWLAALALLPALAMADNISVDVFAIPSQPIIDQVKTTSNLLKANGMTSFYAKGRPVHVTLYLTRYPAGSEAAIKAAVAKLVAKQHSFAVQISGFSVTKSRWAFLDVANSAPLQRLADETTMALSPMRSPKPPLPGWVKAYPEKLAAFERYGSPNVFQNFEPHLSLLAAEKSPALATVAQALAAKPPTAQGKIIGIGIGLTDQYGQQKKVLGEYFFAR, encoded by the coding sequence ATGCGACTCAAACCATACCAAGTTTGGCTGGCCGCCTTGGCACTGCTGCCAGCACTGGCCATGGCCGACAACATCAGCGTTGACGTCTTCGCCATTCCTTCCCAGCCGATCATCGACCAAGTTAAAACCACCAGTAACCTGCTGAAAGCAAACGGCATGACCAGCTTTTATGCCAAGGGCCGGCCGGTGCATGTCACCTTGTATTTAACCCGCTACCCCGCAGGCAGCGAAGCAGCCATTAAAGCCGCCGTTGCCAAACTGGTGGCAAAGCAGCACAGCTTTGCGGTGCAAATAAGTGGTTTTAGCGTAACCAAAAGCCGCTGGGCCTTTCTTGATGTTGCCAATTCAGCGCCGCTGCAACGCTTGGCCGACGAAACCACCATGGCGCTCTCGCCCATGCGTAGCCCCAAGCCACCGCTACCAGGCTGGGTAAAAGCCTACCCGGAAAAATTAGCCGCCTTTGAGCGCTATGGCAGCCCCAATGTCTTTCAAAACTTCGAGCCACATTTGAGTTTACTGGCGGCAGAAAAAAGCCCAGCGCTAGCCACCGTTGCTCAAGCGCTAGCCGCCAAACCGCCAACAGCGCAAGGCAAAATCATCGGCATTGGCATTGGCCTTACCGACCAGTACGGCCAACAGAAAAAAGTGCTGGGCGAGTACTTTTTTGCTCGCTAG
- a CDS encoding LysR family transcriptional regulator, which yields MDRLNLMRVFVDIVEQGSMAAVARSRSCAPAAITQALRQLEQLAGSQLLVRTTRRMNLTPEGERFLADCRRILDDVDDSFERVADSGPLRGTLRLTATNDFGRHQLPPLIDAFIEKHPQLRFELVLSDGVTDLVEGHFDLAIRIGPLADSRFRSRRLLTDQRLVCAAPSYWQRHGLPRHPNQLAEHNCLVLDRPGRPQSHWYFSSKEGDFSVKVQGNRTASDGGVLRHWATKGVGVVLKSYVDVKADLDAGRLQAVLQDFTRHDVNIYVVHPGQSLVPRRVQAFLDFLHQAFENEPLL from the coding sequence ATGGACCGACTGAACTTAATGCGCGTTTTTGTCGACATTGTTGAGCAAGGCAGCATGGCGGCAGTGGCCCGCAGCCGCAGCTGCGCCCCGGCGGCCATTACCCAGGCCTTAAGGCAATTAGAGCAACTGGCCGGCAGCCAGCTGCTGGTACGTACCACCCGGCGTATGAACCTCACCCCAGAAGGTGAACGCTTTTTAGCAGATTGCCGCCGTATCTTGGACGACGTTGACGACAGCTTTGAACGGGTCGCCGATAGCGGGCCACTGCGCGGTACACTTCGGCTGACCGCCACTAACGATTTTGGCCGCCACCAACTGCCACCATTAATTGACGCCTTTATCGAAAAGCACCCACAACTGCGCTTCGAGTTAGTGCTTAGCGACGGCGTAACCGACCTGGTGGAAGGCCACTTCGATTTGGCCATTCGCATTGGCCCCCTTGCCGACTCGCGGTTTCGAAGCCGTCGTTTACTCACCGACCAACGCTTGGTGTGCGCCGCCCCCAGCTATTGGCAACGCCATGGCTTACCCCGGCATCCCAACCAACTTGCCGAGCACAATTGCTTGGTACTAGACCGGCCGGGCCGGCCACAATCGCACTGGTATTTTTCCAGCAAGGAAGGCGACTTTTCAGTCAAGGTACAAGGCAACCGCACCGCCAGTGACGGCGGCGTGTTGCGCCACTGGGCAACCAAGGGAGTAGGGGTAGTGCTTAAATCCTATGTGGATGTGAAGGCCGACCTTGATGCCGGCAGGTTACAAGCCGTGTTGCAGGACTTTACCCGCCACGACGTTAACATTTATGTGGTGCATCCCGGGCAAAGCCTGGTGCCAAGAAGGGTGCAGGCCTTTTTGGATTTTCTACACCAAGCCTTTGAAAACGAACCGCTGTTATAA
- a CDS encoding DUF2214 family protein, with protein MDDIFFRYLHFLGMLVMMAALVCEHMLLSPTMTATQLKKLARLDIVYGISALVVFIAGISLWFWVGKPAAFYSQNWVFHLKVTLFVLILALSILPSLFFIRASRSGAETVALPKVVIMLVRTEMLVMLIIPLLAVLMAKGVGLSH; from the coding sequence ATGGACGACATTTTTTTCCGTTACCTGCACTTTCTCGGCATGCTGGTGATGATGGCGGCACTAGTGTGTGAACACATGCTGCTTTCCCCCACCATGACCGCAACGCAATTAAAAAAGCTGGCCCGGTTGGACATTGTTTATGGCATTAGCGCCTTGGTGGTCTTTATTGCCGGCATTAGCCTTTGGTTCTGGGTGGGCAAACCAGCGGCTTTTTACAGCCAGAACTGGGTTTTCCACCTCAAAGTCACCCTGTTTGTACTGATACTGGCGCTGTCGATATTGCCGTCTTTGTTCTTTATTCGCGCCAGCAGAAGCGGCGCCGAGACGGTGGCATTGCCAAAAGTGGTTATCATGCTTGTCCGCACCGAAATGCTCGTGATGCTAATCATTCCGCTGCTGGCGGTGCTGATGGCCAAAGGGGTTGGCCTGAGCCATTAA
- a CDS encoding SDR family oxidoreductase: MANATPVSHFQRGCEALEGKKLFILGAGSGMGAAIAKMAVAKGAKVALSGRSEEKLKRTASELGDAVLGIYPLDAVDSQAVDAALADKAPYDHIVTTAADLTFKPFVELSDDDIEKMLGSKFFAPLNIARGANQYLNANGSVLFFSGLAAYRQGEGSSIVGALNMALESLAANLAIEMKPKRFNVISPGVVDAGSWDFLSDADRQALFDSVAASLPVGRVGHVDDLAHAAIGLMENGFITGTVVNVDGGGRIA, encoded by the coding sequence ATGGCCAATGCAACGCCAGTCAGCCATTTTCAGCGGGGCTGCGAAGCCTTAGAAGGTAAGAAACTCTTTATTCTGGGGGCCGGTTCCGGCATGGGCGCCGCTATCGCCAAAATGGCGGTAGCCAAAGGTGCGAAGGTTGCCCTTTCTGGCCGCAGTGAAGAAAAGCTCAAGCGTACTGCCAGTGAGCTGGGCGACGCGGTATTGGGCATTTACCCGCTGGATGCGGTGGATTCACAAGCGGTGGACGCTGCTTTGGCCGATAAAGCCCCCTATGACCACATTGTTACCACCGCGGCCGACCTAACCTTTAAACCCTTCGTGGAGCTGAGCGATGACGACATCGAAAAAATGCTTGGCTCAAAATTCTTTGCGCCGCTCAATATCGCTCGCGGCGCTAACCAGTATTTAAATGCCAACGGCAGTGTGCTGTTTTTCTCTGGCCTTGCCGCTTATCGCCAAGGCGAAGGCTCTTCCATTGTGGGCGCGCTTAACATGGCCCTGGAAAGCCTGGCCGCTAACCTTGCCATTGAAATGAAGCCCAAACGTTTCAACGTTATTTCCCCCGGTGTGGTGGACGCTGGCAGCTGGGACTTTTTGTCAGACGCTGACCGCCAAGCGTTATTTGACTCGGTTGCGGCAAGCCTGCCGGTTGGCCGGGTTGGCCATGTTGATGACTTGGCTCACGCCGCGATCGGCTTGATGGAAAATGGCTTTATTACCGGTACTGTGGTCAATGTTGATGGCGGCGGCCGCATTGCCTGA
- a CDS encoding nucleoside phosphatase has translation MFKRAVVVCCAFFALLSASAHAAKPACQMVFDAGSSGTRLYLYQATGHGWREFAGPTSPALADPVRGINGQTADDIPKVAKALGDSIKAFRHNGPKGKEGKPAWHGYDWQHRCALKSVSVLATAGMRLAEQQQLGLSQVLWMAVRQQVQFAVGPKVRVKARTISGFEEGLYGWLSLTKAKKTLNIGMVEMGGASSQVAFPCLYCRHDDDAIRQIQIDGKTLPFYSYSFLGLGQDEAAKVYKLPKRCQYGIGAVIPGWSLEQCSERLLLTHDGELKDPYNLNDKGRVGRRRDVPVALAQVSQWYLTGAFNYLESDQVQRCCLTKGACYHPQTACFRAAYLPKYLHDLQIPASAKPAKSNWTEGAMICQSQHCLAKAKPQQCRWSKFGCL, from the coding sequence ATGTTTAAACGCGCTGTTGTTGTTTGTTGTGCCTTTTTCGCTTTGCTTAGCGCCTCGGCCCATGCGGCCAAACCTGCCTGCCAAATGGTGTTTGACGCTGGCTCCAGTGGTACCCGCTTATACCTTTATCAGGCCACCGGTCACGGTTGGCGCGAGTTTGCCGGGCCAACATCACCGGCACTGGCCGACCCGGTACGCGGCATTAACGGCCAAACGGCTGACGATATTCCTAAGGTGGCCAAAGCCCTTGGCGACAGCATCAAGGCGTTTCGCCATAACGGTCCAAAAGGCAAAGAAGGCAAGCCTGCCTGGCACGGCTACGACTGGCAGCACCGCTGCGCTTTAAAATCCGTGTCGGTTTTGGCCACTGCCGGTATGCGCCTTGCCGAGCAGCAACAGCTGGGGTTAAGCCAGGTATTGTGGATGGCAGTGCGCCAGCAGGTGCAATTTGCCGTTGGCCCGAAAGTGCGCGTTAAGGCCCGTACCATCAGCGGCTTTGAAGAAGGGCTTTATGGCTGGTTGTCGCTAACGAAAGCCAAAAAGACGCTGAATATTGGCATGGTGGAAATGGGCGGCGCATCCAGCCAAGTGGCCTTTCCCTGCCTTTATTGCCGCCACGACGACGATGCCATTCGTCAGATCCAAATTGACGGTAAAACGCTGCCGTTTTACAGCTATTCCTTTTTGGGCCTGGGCCAGGATGAGGCAGCCAAGGTGTATAAATTGCCCAAGCGCTGCCAGTACGGCATTGGCGCCGTTATTCCAGGCTGGAGCCTTGAGCAATGCAGTGAGCGGCTATTGTTAACCCACGACGGCGAGCTTAAAGACCCATACAACCTTAATGACAAAGGCCGTGTCGGGCGCCGCCGAGACGTGCCGGTAGCCTTGGCACAAGTCAGCCAGTGGTACCTGACCGGTGCTTTTAATTACCTTGAAAGTGACCAGGTGCAGCGCTGCTGCCTGACAAAAGGCGCCTGCTACCACCCGCAAACTGCCTGCTTTCGCGCCGCTTATCTGCCCAAATACCTGCACGACTTACAGATCCCGGCCAGCGCCAAGCCTGCGAAAAGCAACTGGACCGAAGGGGCGATGATTTGTCAAAGCCAGCATTGCCTGGCCAAGGCCAAACCGCAGCAGTGTCGTTGGTCAAAATTTGGCTGTTTATAA
- a CDS encoding NADPH-dependent F420 reductase — MKLGIIGAGFIGQNVAKLALAAGHQVMVANSRGPQTLFSFKAMNPGVEVGTVAEACDFGDMVLLALPFANYPQLPADKLSGKIVLDANNYYPARDGHFEALDKHHTTTSELIAGHLTGATLVKVFNAIIASDLATDGRPQGAKDRRALPIAGDDVAAKAQVVALLDEMGFDAVDAGPLAEGWRFERARPVYCVALNKADLAAKMAATERYVDLPETTWAE; from the coding sequence ATGAAACTCGGTATTATCGGCGCTGGTTTTATTGGCCAGAATGTAGCCAAGCTGGCCCTGGCAGCAGGCCATCAGGTCATGGTGGCCAATTCCCGCGGGCCGCAAACCCTGTTTAGCTTTAAAGCCATGAACCCGGGCGTTGAAGTGGGCACGGTGGCAGAGGCTTGCGACTTTGGCGACATGGTGCTGCTGGCACTGCCTTTTGCCAATTATCCGCAACTGCCTGCCGACAAGCTCAGCGGTAAAATTGTGCTCGATGCCAACAACTATTACCCCGCTCGTGACGGCCATTTTGAGGCCTTGGATAAACACCACACCACCACCAGCGAGCTTATTGCAGGCCACCTAACGGGCGCGACGCTGGTGAAGGTATTTAATGCCATTATTGCCAGTGACCTGGCGACCGACGGCCGCCCCCAAGGCGCAAAGGATCGCCGGGCCCTGCCCATCGCCGGTGACGACGTAGCCGCCAAGGCCCAGGTCGTGGCGCTACTGGATGAAATGGGTTTTGACGCGGTAGATGCAGGGCCCTTGGCCGAAGGCTGGCGTTTTGAACGCGCCCGCCCGGTTTATTGTGTGGCCCTGAACAAGGCCGACCTTGCTGCGAAAATGGCCGCTACCGAGCGCTATGTTGACTTGCCCGAAACAACCTGGGCCGAGTAA
- a CDS encoding helix-turn-helix transcriptional regulator — MLTAQFECRYIDEDFRQTALHQHANGQLLVNLSAMARIDTLHQHWLLPKGSAVWLPGNMPHGVRSFGACRGYSGYFPTAMAAQLPGAIKVFQSGELLRSLMKKSAEFAAGHPLHQHLVPLLINEIDEALAQPFVLELPTDKRLQEMAAALVAKAELPVTVEQAAKALHISPKTLQRRWQQSCGSAFKSWLIQLRMLKAAELLGHGQSVTAVALELGYQSISTFIDIFKARFAVTPGQYRRQLQAAG, encoded by the coding sequence GTGCTAACAGCGCAATTTGAATGCCGCTATATCGATGAAGATTTTCGGCAAACAGCCCTGCATCAACATGCTAACGGCCAGTTGCTGGTGAATTTGTCGGCCATGGCCCGTATCGATACCTTGCACCAGCATTGGTTGCTGCCCAAAGGCAGTGCTGTGTGGTTGCCCGGTAACATGCCGCATGGGGTGCGATCCTTCGGTGCCTGCCGTGGTTACAGTGGTTACTTTCCAACAGCGATGGCCGCGCAATTACCCGGGGCTATCAAGGTGTTTCAAAGTGGCGAGCTGCTGCGCTCATTAATGAAAAAAAGTGCTGAATTTGCCGCCGGCCACCCATTGCATCAACATCTGGTGCCGCTGCTTATCAATGAAATAGACGAGGCGCTGGCGCAGCCCTTTGTATTAGAGCTGCCGACAGACAAGCGCTTACAAGAGATGGCGGCCGCACTGGTGGCCAAGGCCGAGTTACCGGTGACGGTGGAGCAGGCGGCCAAGGCACTGCACATCAGCCCCAAAACCTTACAGCGGCGCTGGCAACAAAGCTGCGGCAGTGCCTTTAAAAGCTGGCTTATTCAGCTGCGCATGTTGAAGGCGGCCGAGCTGTTGGGCCACGGCCAGTCGGTAACAGCGGTGGCGCTGGAGTTGGGTTACCAAAGCATCAGCACCTTTATTGATATTTTTAAGGCTCGCTTTGCGGTGACACCTGGGCAATACCGGCGCCAGCTGCAGGCGGCGGGCTAG
- a CDS encoding tudor domain-containing protein, with protein sequence MHALHRYIAAINAAVSDATISQRTLTDNRYQEAGLEVVSQEGLYTFSDGVVVRRRFEMEQNPADSAQACPECWIDYQVISTPKGVEVSPRQKAFSNKCQELFWLRMTTRDGLANGPQLRSK encoded by the coding sequence ATGCACGCCTTACATCGCTACATTGCCGCTATTAATGCCGCAGTAAGCGACGCCACCATCAGCCAGCGCACCCTAACCGATAACCGTTATCAAGAGGCTGGCCTTGAAGTCGTTAGCCAGGAAGGCCTTTACACCTTCAGTGATGGGGTGGTGGTGCGTCGCCGCTTTGAAATGGAACAAAACCCAGCAGACAGCGCCCAGGCCTGCCCCGAATGCTGGATTGACTATCAGGTGATAAGCACACCCAAAGGTGTTGAGGTCAGCCCCCGGCAGAAGGCCTTTTCAAACAAATGCCAGGAGCTCTTTTGGCTGCGCATGACAACCCGCGACGGCCTTGCCAACGGCCCTCAATTGCGCTCGAAATAG